The genome window ACGCTCAGCCGTGACATCCGTGCCATGGTGAGAGTGCGAGTGTTCACGAGGTATCTCCTAAGACTTCCAGCACCCCTGGCACGCTACGGAACACCCGCGCGGCCCCCCTGGGGGTCGATATGTCCCGACCCTAACCGGAAGTACTGGGCCTGCCTAGTACCTCCGGATGGGCCTCCGGATGGGTCCAGTTGAGTGCGGTCCGCAGGTGGGGACTCTGGTCGTTGCGCCCCCGCAACGGATTTCGCGGCGCACGAGCCCGAACACAACAGAAGACGGGGTAGAGGCGAACCTCTACCCCGTCCCTGCCAGGGGGGCTGGCTCAATCGGGGCTGTGCGCGCGGCGCATGCCCGGCTCCGTAGTCTATCCGAATGCTAGACAGCCCCCAGAGGACCGGGGGCTGTCTCGTTCAGGTCGACCGGCTGTCGCCGTTTTCTGCCTAGATGCGGCTGCGCACCATCTTGACGTTCGCGTAAGCGAGTGCGCCGAGGGATGCCAGCAGGATCAGGCTGAAGGCGATGGTCGGCAGCGGGCTGGAGCCGGCTCCGAAGAGCGAGCTATCAGCCGTGCTCTCCTCGGCCGAGAAGGTGAGGGCAGCGACCGACTGCTCGCCCGACTCAGCCTCGGACTCGGGGACCGACTGCTCCTCGGACTCGGGGACGGACTGCTCCTCGGACTCGGGGACGGACTCTTCCTCGGACTCGGGGACCGACTGCTCCTCGGACTCCGACTCCTCAAGTTCGATGAGACAGAACGCGATGTGGCTGATGCTGTCCTCCGAAAGCGCGAGCAGTCCATCGTCGTGGGCAATGCCGGGACCAGCGAATCCAGCCTGCGCGCCGGTGTAGTCATACACGTTCGAGGCGTTGGTGCCCTTGACGATCACATAGGCTGCCAGCCCGCCATCGACGATGAACCAGAAGCTATTGCCGTCGACGGTGATCTCGACGTTGGCCGTTGAACCATCGGGGAGCTCGACGTCGTCATCCTGGGTGCCGTCCGGGGTCGAGTCGAACTTCAGCTCGGTGGTACCCTCGGGACACGGAACGTTGCCCCCCGAATTCGACCCCCACTCTTCATTATTAGGCCCCACCGCGATGGGGAGGACCTCCGGGCCGTCGGCCGGGTCATGCTCGGCCAGCACCGGGCTCATCACCCAGAGCATCGACAGCGCGAGCGCCGACAGTGCGGCGAGAAGGATGGCGGGCCGCGATGCGGCGGTGCGAGTACTCACGATACCGGTCTCCTTTACAGCTCCCCTGGTGCTCGGGCGATAGTCCACCCGAGACCCCCCTGGGGTTAGATCTCTGGCACCCTAGGACGGAAGTACTGTTCCTGCCTAGTACCCCCGGAGGCCATGGTGGTGAGGTCCTGTGGGGTTCGGTGGCGAGCGGATGCCTTAGGTTGGTGCACCGCTGCACCGGAATCTTGCCCACGCCGGCCGACGACACAACAGAAGACGGGGTAGAGGCGAACCGCTACCCCGTCTCTGCCAGGGGGCTGGATCGATCGGAGCCTGGTGCGTGGCCGCTCAGGCTCCCCTGGAGAGTTGTCCGGACACGAGGCAGCCCCCGCCACACCGGGGGCTGCCTCCGCTAGCTCAGCTGGTGGTTGTTGACCTGTCTTCTGGCACCCACTACATCGGATGCAAGAAGTAACCGAGAGCGAAGGCGATGATCAGCATCGCGCCAGCGGTGATGAGGATGCGGCGGGAGAAGATCCCGCCCTTGGCTCTACGAGTAATCACGATAACGGCCTCCCTGGACGTTCCTGCTCCCCCGGTGTTCAACGCGGTGGTCCACGCAGACCCCTGGGGTTAGATCTCCGGCACCCTAGAACGGAAGTACTGGTCGTGACTAGGACCTCCGGGTACCCACGTGGTGGGGTCTGCTTGGGTCCGGTTGAGACCGGGTGCTTTAGGTTGGTGCGTCGTTGCACCGCAATCTTGGCTGCGCCGGGCCGCGACACAACAGAAGACGGGGTAGAGGCGAACCTCTACCCCGTCCCTGCCAGGGGGGCTGGCTCAATCGGGGCTGTGCGCGCGGCGCATGCCCGGCTCCGTAGTCTATCCGAATGCTAGACAGCCCCCAGAGGACCGGGGGCTGTCTCGTTCAGGTCGACCGGCTGTCGCCGTTTTCTGCCTAGATGCGGCTGCGCACCATCTTGACGTTCGCGTAAGCGAGTGCGCCGAGGGATGCCAGCAGGATCAGGCTGAAGGCGATGGTCGGCAGCGGGCTGGAGCCGGCTCCGAAGAGCGAGCTATCAGCCGTGCTCTCCTCGGCCGAGAAGGTGAGGGCAGCGACCGACTGCTCGCCCGACTCAGCCTCGGACTCGGGGACCGACTGCTCCTCGGACTCGGGGACGGACTGCTCCTCGGACTCGGGGACGGACTCTTCCTCGGACTCGGGGACCGACTGCTCCTCGGACTCCGACTCCTCAAGTTCGATGAGACAGAACGCGATGTGGCTGATGCTGTCCTCCGAAAGCGCGAGCAGTCCATCGTCGTGGGCAATGCCGGGACCAGCGAATCCAGCCTGCGCGCCGGTGTAGTCATACACGTTCGAGGCGTTGGTGCCCTTGACGATCACATAGGCTGCCAGCCCGCCATCGACGATGAACCAGAAGCTATTGCCGTCGACGGTGATCTCGACGTTGGCCGTTGAACCATCGGGGAGCTCGACGTCGTCATCCTGGGTGCCGTCCGGGGTCGAGTCGAACTTCAGCTCGGTGGTACCCTCGGGACACGGAACGTTGCCCCCCGAATTCGACCCCCACTCTTCATTATTAGGCCCCACCGCGATGGGGAGGACCTCCGGGCCGTCGGCCGGGTCATGCTCGGCCAGCACCGGGCTCATCACCCAGAGCATCGACAGCGCGAGCGCCGACAGTGCGGCGAGAAGGATGGCGGGCCGCGATGCGGCGGTGCGAGTACTCACGATACCGGTCTCCTTTACAGCTCCCCTGGTGCTCGGGCGATAGTCCACCCGAGACCCCCCTGGGGTTCATCAAGGAGCCGGAGAATACACGGGAAGTTGTGCGTTGCCTAGTACTTTTGTCGAGTAATTTGCAGAGCGGTGGCGGCTGGTTGGGTGCGGAGCACAAACGAACGGTGCACGCAGGCACCAATCGTGCTCAGCCGGTGCGCCCGCGCGCCTCCAACAGCACCACCTGACTCTCCTCGGGGAGCGAGGATGGGACGACCACCGCCTTCGGCTGACGGATCGGCTCGCTGACCGCCAGCTCGTGAAGGAAGCGCTCGGGTCCGAGCAGATCCGCTGATGCCCCGTCCGTGGCGAAGTGCATCGGGATCACGATCTTCGGGCTGATCTGGGCGACGACCTCAGCGGCCTCGGCCGGGCCGATGGTGAAGTTGCCGCCGGCCGGCACCAGCAGCACGTCGATCGGTCCGAGCTCTGCGAGCTCCTCCTCGGTGAGCAGATGCCCCAGGTCCCCCAGGTGGCAGACGTGCACGCCGTCCATCTCCACCGCGAAGATGACGTTCTCGCCGCGCTCGGCTCCGCGCACGCCGTCGTGGAACGAACGAACTGCCGTGATCAGCAGGTTGCGATGCTCGTACTCGCCTGGCCGAGTCAGCGTCAGCCCGGCGGTGATCGAACGCGTGTAGCTGTGGTCGGCGTGGCCGTGGGAGATCGTCAGCAGGTCCACGTCGTGCTTGCCGGCGACGAACCCGGTTGAGGGAGGACAGGGGTCGGTGATGACCGTCGCCTCGCGCCCCTTCAGGCGGAAGCAGGCGCGCCCGTACCAGGTGATCTCCATGGGATGGCCGATGCTACTGGAAATGCACGAGCGCCGGTGCCCGCCCAATGACACCGGCGCTCGAAGGAGGGAGGGTGGAGGCGGAAACCCGTTGGTTTCCAACTCGCAGGGACAACCCTAGGAGCCATCGGTGAATCCCAAAGGGGGGCTTGGCTTAAGAAACCTGAACCTAACGCCGCGTCAGACGGATGCGACAATGCGGCCGATGTCCTCCCTGGCCAGGCGCCTCGCCGCTCTCAGCGTCCTGCTCCTGAGCCTGGCCATCATCGCGGTGCTGGGGCTGCGCGCGACGGCGATCGGACCCTTCAGCAGCCCTACGCCCGTAGCGGCGACAGCGACGCCCCAACCTTCCGGGCCGGCCTCTTCGCAGGATCCGCTGACCGTCTTCGGCCACATCGAGGAGCAGGTTCGCCAGATGCGGGGCCTGCCGGCGGCCGACATCGGGCCCCCGGAGATCATGACCCGGGCCGAGCTGGCGCAGGTCCTGCCCGGCCTGCTCGAGCCGCCGCTCGACAACGCGACCCTGCGTGCCCTTGGCCTCCTCGACGCCGACCAGGACATCGTGGCGCTGACCGAGGAGCTGTATATCGCCCAGGTGCTCGGCTACTACGACTTCGACGCGAAGCAGATGGTGGTGGTGACCGATGCCGGGCTGACGCCCGCGGCGCAGATCACGTATGCCCACGAGTACACCCATGCCCTGCAGGACGCTGCCTTCGACAGCGGCGCAGCGCAGGAGGCAGTCGCCGGGCAGCGGGATCGGGAGCTCGCCCTGCTTGGGCTCATGGAGGGCGACGCCACCACGGCGATGGTGCTATGGGCGATCGGGCACCTCTCGGCCGAGGAGCTGGCGGGGATCACCCAGAGCCCCGTCCCTGACATGAGCGGGATCCCGGCCTGGATGGTCAGCCTGCTCGAATTCCCGTACCTCTCGGGGGCCGAGTTCGTCGGTCAGCTGTACGCCTCAGGCGGATGGGAGGCAGTGGACGCGGCATATCGCGACCTGCCCGCATCGACCGAGCAGATCCTGCACCACGATGCCTACGTCGACCACGAGGCTCCGACCGAGCTCGATCCGCTCGACCTGTGGAGCGCCGTCGGAGCGGATTGGGCGCACGCCTCCGATACGACCCTTGGCGAGGCGTGGATGGCGATCTGGCTGGAGGGGATCGGCGCCAGTCGAACGGCCGCCGACGCGGCGGCGGGATGGGGCGGCGACCGGTTGACCGTGGCCACCGACGCGGGTGGCAGCTGGGCCCTCGGTTGGCGGATCGCCTGGGATACAGCGAACGATGCCACCGAGTTCGAGACCGCCTACGCGGGCGTGCAGTCTGCGCTTCCCTTTGCGACACGGCTCGTCCACGCCTCGGATCGCGAGACGATCGTCCTGCAGGCCTCCTCTGCGGAACTGCTCGAGACGATCGCAAGCCTGGCGGGCAGCTGAGCGCTACATCGCCTCGGGGGCGGAGATGCCCAGCAGGCCCAGCGCGTTGGCGAGCACCTGGCGGGCGGCCGCAGTCAGGGCCAGGCGGGCCTGCGAGAGCTGGATCTCGGCGGGTTCATCGGGCAGGACGCGGCAGTCGCGGTAGAACGCGCTGAAGAGCTGCGCCACCTCCAGGCAGTAGTGGGTCAGCTCATGAGTCTCGCGCCGCTCGGCGGCGTCGGCCACCACGTCAGGCATGGCCAGCAGTCGCCGGACCAGCGCCTGCTCGGCGGAGTGCAAGAGCAGCTGAGCGGCATCCCGGGCGTCGGGCGCGAGTTTCTCGTCGGCCGCTCGACGCAGGATCGAGCTGCAGCGGGCATGGGCGTACTGGACGTAATAGACCGGGTTCTCGGCGCTCTGCTTCTTGGCCAGCTCGATGTCGAGGTCGATCCCGGTCGTCGTCGCCCGGGAGCCGAAGTACCAGCGCGCCGCATCCGGCCCGATCTCGGCCAGTAGCTCATCAAGGCTGATGAACTCGCCGGAGCGCTTGCTCATCCCGATCTCGACCCCGTCCCGCACGAAGCGCACCCAGGCCATCAGCATCCAGTGCACCGCCTCGGCGTCGAATCCCAGCGCCCGGGCGGCCGCGCGGTTGCGCGCCACCGTCCCGTGGTGATCCTCACCCCAGAGGTAGATCAGCTCCTCGAAGCCACGACTGAACTTCTGCGCGATGTAGCCGAGGTCCGACGCAAAGTACGTTGGCTGGCCGTTCGAGCGGATCACCACCCGGTCCTTGTCATCTCCAAAGGCCGTCGAGCGGAACCAGGTGGCCCCATCGGCTTCGTAGATGTGCCCGGCGTCGCCCAGCTGGTCGACCGCGCGGGCGACCCATCCCTGCTCGTGGATCGACCCCTCGCTGGTCCACACGTCAAAGCGGACGCCGAGCCGGGCGAGGCTCTCCTCGATCCCGGCGCGAACCCGTTCCGAGGCCCATCGGCCAAGAATTGATCCGGCGTCGGCGCCCGGCGCCGCTGCCTCGGCCCAGGTCTCGTCGGGAACCTGCGCTGCAAGCTCGGCCACGTAGTCACCGTGATAGCCGTCCTCGGGAACCTGCCCGCCCTCCCGGCGAGCCTGCACCGACAGGCCGAGGTTCAGCACCTGCGCATTGAAGTCGTTGAAGTAGTACTCGCGCGTCACCTCGTGGCCGACCCCCTCCAGCACGCGAGACAGCAGGTCGCCGACAAAGGCGCCGCGCGCGTTGCCCACGGTCAGCGGACCGGTCGGGTTGGCCGATACGAACTCGACGTTGATCTTCCGCGGCCGATCGGCGCGGGCGCCGCCAAAACTCGGCCCGGCCTCCAGGATGGCACCGATCTGGCCGGCGACCCAGGCGGGGTCGAGGCGCATGTTCAGGAAGCCAGGCGGCGCAATGCTCACCTCCGCGACTCCCTCGGGGAGGCCGAGGTGGCGCTTCAGGGTCTCGGCGATGCGCAGCGGAGCTGCGCGCGCAACCGGCGCGAGCTGCATGGCGGCGTTGGTGGCGTAGTCGCCGTGCTCCGGACGCCCCGGTCGTTCGAGGCTGATCGGGGGCCACGTGGCGCCCTCCTGGCGGCCCAGCTCACCGGCCGCCTCGGCGCGGTCGCGGGCTGCCTCGACCGCGGCGCGCAGATCCGCGCGCAGCGAGCTCATCGGTCCCTGGCCAGTCGCAGCTCGAGCACCTGGTCGGCGTCGAAGCCGCGCAGCGCGAGGGCCTCAGCTGCCACCTCCAGCAGGGCCCCGGCCGGCGCCAGACCGATCAGCTCGCAGTGGTCGATATCGGCTCCGAACTGGCGTGCCAGCTGCCGGATCTCGTTCACCACCCGGGCGATGCCGGTCTGCTCCCAGTCGACCAGGTTCATGCTCACCTGGGCATAGCGTGGCTGGCCGGGGTTCTCGAGCTGGACCGCCATCGCCTGCACCGCCGGGAGCCCGCCCGACGATTCGCGGATCGCCTCGGCGATGCGCTGGGCCAGGCTGATGTCGTCGGTGGCCAGGTTGACGTTGAAGGCGATCAGCGGCTTGCGCGCCCCGACTGCGACGGCCCCCGCGCGGGGATGCGGGCGCTTGGGACCGAAGTCGGGGTCACGCTCCGGATCGGAGCCGAGCTCGGCCTTGAGCCCCTCGTACTGCCCGCGTCGCACGTCGGCGAGGCGGCGGCGCTCCGGGCGCAGCGCAGCCTCACCGTAGAGGTAGACAGGGAGTTCATAGGTCCGCGCGATCTGCTCGCCAAAGCGTCGCGCCAGGTCGACGCACTCCTCCATGCGGGTCGTGCCCAGCGGGACAA of Chloroflexota bacterium contains these proteins:
- the ftcD gene encoding glutamate formimidoyltransferase, whose amino-acid sequence is MPSLIECVPNFSEGRRAEVVEEIVRTVRQIDGVTLLDYSRDETHNRSVVTFAGSAEPVVRAATAAVGRAVELIDMEQHTGAHPRIGSVDVIPFVPLGTTRMEECVDLARRFGEQIARTYELPVYLYGEAALRPERRRLADVRRGQYEGLKAELGSDPERDPDFGPKRPHPRAGAVAVGARKPLIAFNVNLATDDISLAQRIAEAIRESSGGLPAVQAMAVQLENPGQPRYAQVSMNLVDWEQTGIARVVNEIRQLARQFGADIDHCELIGLAPAGALLEVAAEALALRGFDADQVLELRLARDR
- the argS gene encoding arginine--tRNA ligase — translated: MSSLRADLRAAVEAARDRAEAAGELGRQEGATWPPISLERPGRPEHGDYATNAAMQLAPVARAAPLRIAETLKRHLGLPEGVAEVSIAPPGFLNMRLDPAWVAGQIGAILEAGPSFGGARADRPRKINVEFVSANPTGPLTVGNARGAFVGDLLSRVLEGVGHEVTREYYFNDFNAQVLNLGLSVQARREGGQVPEDGYHGDYVAELAAQVPDETWAEAAAPGADAGSILGRWASERVRAGIEESLARLGVRFDVWTSEGSIHEQGWVARAVDQLGDAGHIYEADGATWFRSTAFGDDKDRVVIRSNGQPTYFASDLGYIAQKFSRGFEELIYLWGEDHHGTVARNRAAARALGFDAEAVHWMLMAWVRFVRDGVEIGMSKRSGEFISLDELLAEIGPDAARWYFGSRATTTGIDLDIELAKKQSAENPVYYVQYAHARCSSILRRAADEKLAPDARDAAQLLLHSAEQALVRRLLAMPDVVADAAERRETHELTHYCLEVAQLFSAFYRDCRVLPDEPAEIQLSQARLALTAAARQVLANALGLLGISAPEAM
- a CDS encoding MBL fold metallo-hydrolase; its protein translation is MEITWYGRACFRLKGREATVITDPCPPSTGFVAGKHDVDLLTISHGHADHSYTRSITAGLTLTRPGEYEHRNLLITAVRSFHDGVRGAERGENVIFAVEMDGVHVCHLGDLGHLLTEEELAELGPIDVLLVPAGGNFTIGPAEAAEVVAQISPKIVIPMHFATDGASADLLGPERFLHELAVSEPIRQPKAVVVPSSLPEESQVVLLEARGRTG